The nucleotide window ACTTTTGTTAATTGACCATTAAGCTGAGCAGCATTGGTCGCCTAAATTCATCCGTATTTTTACATATACTGTATTTCTCAAGCAGTGAAATCCATCTGTTCATGATTTTATACAGTTCATGTTCTCAAATCAAATGTGGGTTACTGCAGCTCTCAAGTGGCGATAGTATTTCATTTATATCTTTAAATATTACAATTTATCTCAAAtggtaactttttcttattttaagttaATATTTTCCTTGATATTTGctgatataatatttatttacttttttatttgaattgtatactattatatttaaatatatataaattcacaCATTCAGATGCTGAAAAAACAAGCACTGTTAATCATTCAGTGTCCTACATAAAGACAACATCTTAACATTCAAATGTGCATTAAGATTCAAATCTCTTAAATTTTAATGGAACAAAATGGCCCTAAGATGGATATTTTTGAGAAATGCGATATGCTCAACTTCAAAGTCCAATTACCTCAGAGTCTTATCCCAGCTTCCTGTGACCAAGAGATTCGTCTCTGGGATCCAAGCCAATTCCTTGACAGGAGCGTCATGCATGCCTACTGTTACAGGTTGACTACCAGATAGAGGCCACATTTTAACTTGCTTGTCACAACCTCCAGAGAAGACAGTTGTCCCATCATCCTTCCAAGCTGAGCATAAAACCTGCCAGAAAAAGACTGTATATAGCAAATAAATCCAACTCATACAGCAAGAAGAATAAATTTACAAAGAAAATGTCCATATATTACCGGTTGTTCATGTGATATGGCGGCCTTGGGTACAGTTCCAGTGTTGGTTCCACTTCCCATCACTTCCCAACATCGTACCTAGAAAATCTCATGGAATAAGATTGATTTGCGGCTCCACATAACAAACAAAACCATGTAGAAATAGAAGACATGTGTCATGTGGATGTACCTCCCCACCACCCCCACCACCCCACCCCGCTCCTACTCTTCCCAGTGCTAAAA belongs to Capsicum annuum cultivar UCD-10X-F1 unplaced genomic scaffold, UCD10Xv1.1 ctg36787, whole genome shotgun sequence and includes:
- the LOC124891527 gene encoding protein RAE1 — encoded protein: STRKVQQPPADSVTSLCFSPKANLLVATSWDNQVRCWEVMGSGTNTGTVPKAAISHEQPVLCSAWKDDGTTVFSGGCDKQVKMWPLSGSQPVTVGMHDAPVKELAWIPETNLLVTGSWDKTLR